From a single Rosa rugosa chromosome 7, drRosRugo1.1, whole genome shotgun sequence genomic region:
- the LOC133720659 gene encoding protein ABC transporter 1, mitochondrial: protein MVLSGRKGKDIARLAKGLSLIAEEFAKRSPTLQSAKNGDFQALLKNAVVSATDLSGLTKGTLSQFSNAPSNPTSAGPTANKPDSVVYFNHHHEPPPPPPQPPQLEEQPPPPANNAASSVEVEVLDSRAQQPLEPETQSPQPQPPPPPLQRRKPRERRVPSTPFSRALGFAGLGAGLAWGTLQESTKRLIYGTPQSSPGNQSAVSPFLSPQNAERLALALCRMRGAALKLGQMLSIQDESLVPAPILAALDIVRQGADVMPRAQLNQVLDAELGPGWSSKLTSFDYEPLASASIGQVHRAVTKDGMDVAIKIQYPGVADSIGSDIENVKLLLDYTNLIPKGLYLERAMKVAKEELSRECNYELEAESQKRFRDLLSDAQGFYVPLVVDDISSKRVLTTELVSGIPIDKVALLNQETRNYVGRKLLELTLEELFVFRFMQTDPNWSNFLYDEATNTINLIDFGAARDYPKTFVDDYLRMVVACANGDRDTVIEMSKRLGFLAGMESEVMLEAHVQAGFVVGLPFAKPGGYDFRASNITQSISNLGATMLQHRLTPPPDEAYSLHRKLAGAFLACIKLGAVVPCRELLLDVYERHQFGDEGGEILSSGLAS from the exons atgGTACTGAGCGGGAGGAAAGGGAAGGACATTGCGAGATTGGCCAAAGGCTTGTCTCTAATCGCCGAGGAATTTGCGAAGCGATCTCCGACTCTCCAGAGCGCCAAGAACGGCGATTTCCAAGCCCTACTCAAAAACGCCGTCGTTTCCGCCACCGACCTCTCCGGCCTCACCAAAGGCACCCTCTCCCAATTCTCCAACGCTCCTTCTAACCCTACCTCCGCCGGTCCCACTGCTAACAAACCCGATTCCGTCGTCTACTTCAACCACCACCAcgaacctcctcctcctcctcctcagccGCCGCAGCTTGAAGAACAACCGCCGCCGCCGGCAAACAATGCCGCTTCCTCCGTGGAGGTGGAGGTGCTCGATTCGAGGGCTCAACAACCGTTAGAACCAGAGACACAGTCGCCACAACCACAACCTCCGCCGCCGCCATTGCAGAGGCGGAAGCCCAGAGAGAGACGAGTTCCTTCCACTCCTTTCTCTAGAGCACTGGg GTTTGCTGGTCTGGGAGCTGGGCTTGCCTGGGGAACACTTCAGGAGTCTACCAAGAGACTCATTTACGGCACGCCGCAGAGCTCACCGGGCAACCAGTCTGCTGTTTCTCCGTTTTTGTCTCCACAGAATGCAGAGcgtttggctcttgcactctgtCGAATGCGAGGAGCTGCTCTCAAATTGGGGCAGATGTTGAGCATACAGGACGAATCGCTTGTGCCTGCTCCT ATATTGGCTGCTCTCGATATTGTTCGTCAAGGTGCTGATGTGATGCCGAGGGCCCAGCTCAATCAGGTTCTGGATGCTGAGTTAGGACCTGGTTGGTCATCAAAGTTAACAAGTTTCGATTATGAACCTTTGGCTTCTGCAAGTATAGGCCAG GTGCACCGCGCTGTCACCAAGGATGGCATGGATGTTGCCATTAAAATTCAGTACCCTGGTGTAGCAGATAGCATTGGCAGTGACATCGAAAACGTTAAACTACTTCTAGATTATACTAATCTAATTCCAAAAGGACTTTACCTTGAAAGAGCTATGAAG GTGGCCAAAGAAGAATTATCTCGTGAATGCAACTATGAATTGGAAGCAGAAAGTCAAAAACGGTTTCGTGATTTGCTCTCTGATGCACAGGGGTTTTATGTTCCGTTGGTTGTGGATGATATATCAAGCAAAAGAGTTTTAACTACTGAGCTTGTGTCTG GAATACCTATTGATAAAGTGGCGTTATTGAACCAGGAAACTCGTAACTATGTTGGAAGAAAGTTGCTAGAACTCACTTTGGAAGAGTTATTTGTTTTCCGCTTCATGCAG ACTGATCCTAATTGGAGTAATTTCTTGTATGACGAGGCTACAAATACAATCAATCTGATAGACTTTGGAGCAGCTAGGGATTATCCCAAGACTTTTGTTGATGACTATCTAAGAATG GTTGTTGCCTGTGCGAATGGTGACAGAGATACAGTCATCGAAATGTCCAAGAGACTTGGATTCCTCGCAGGAATGGAATCAGAAGTAATGTTAGAGGCTCATGTCCAAGCCGGTTTTGTTGTGGGATTGCCATTTGCAAAGCCTGGTGGGTATGACTTCCGGGCATCCAATATCACCCAAAGCATTTCAAACCTTGGGGCAACCATGCTACAGCACAGGCTCACCCCACCGCCGGATGAGGCGTACAGTCTTCATCGCAAGCTTGCAGGTGCCTTTCTGGCTTGCATCAAGCTAGGGGCCGTTGTCCCGTGCAGGGAACTATTACTTGACGTATATGAGCGTCATCAATTTGGTGACGAAGGCGGTGAAATATTGTCGAGTGGATTGGCTTCATGA
- the LOC133720660 gene encoding pectin acetylesterase 6-like isoform X1, with the protein MKKPQLKLNVCTVLVVALAAAFVNLKLNVGALSLNESVNIERKDAVLFDNDHVSASASPTQPQPLMVALTLIDSAASKGAVCLDGTPPGYHLDRGSGSGANSWLIQLEGGGWCNTIRNCVYRKTTRRGSSKYMEKQLPFTGILSNKPEENPDFFNWNRVKLRYCDGASFAGDSQNEASQLNFRGQKIWLVAMEELMSKGMQNANQALLSGCSAGGLASILHCDEFRDLFPTSTTVKCLSDAGMFLDAIDVSGGHTLRNLYAGVVSLQEVQKNLPKTCINHLDPTSVILYAVYFYLLSWNCKYGNLRIVKSSNSLSLSLSLSQCFFPQNLVANVKTPMFLLNAAYDAWQLQASLAPPSADPNGLWNECKSNRANCNLSQIQFLQDFRNQMLSAVKDFSMSRENGLFINSCFAHCQSERQDTWFADDSPVLENQAIALSVGDWYFDRRTVKAIDCEYPCDSSCHNLNFKEDVTSTTLTYSQSAKLSITVLNLLGALLMPITCSRCITWFSFVH; encoded by the exons ATGAAGAAGCCGCAGCTGAAGCTGAATGTGTGTACAGTGTTGGTGGTGGCATTGGCAGCTGCCTTTGTCAATCTGAAACTCAATGTGGGTGCTTTGAGTTTGAACGAATCAGTGAACATTGAGAGAAAAGATGCAGTCTTGTTCGACAACGATCATGTCTCAGCCTCAGCCTCACCGACACAGCCTCAGCCTCTCATGGTGGCCCTCACTCTTATCGACAGCGCTGCTTCTAAAGGAGCtg TCTGTTTGGATGGAACACCGCCCGGTTACCATCTGGATCGTGGGTCTGGATCCGGTGCAAACAGCTGGCTCATTCAGTTGGAG GGAGGTGGGTGGTGTAATACTATCAGAAATTGTGTTTATCGCAAGACCACTCGCCGCGGTTCATCCAAATACATGGAAAAGCAATTACCATTCACAGGAATTTTGAGCAATAAACCTGAAGAAAACCCCG ATTTCTTCAACTGGAACAGGGTCAAGCTACGATACTGTGATGGGGCATCTTTTGCCGGAGACAGCCAGAATGAG GCTTCACAACTTAATTTTCGAGGCCAAAAGATTTGGTTGGTTGCTATGGAAGAGTTGATGTCTAAGGGAATGCAGAATGCTAACCAG GCTCTTCTTTCTGGATGTTCCGCTGGGGGTCTGGCATCCATACTACACTGTGATGAGTTCCGGGACTTGTTTCCAACCAGTACCACAGTGAAATGTCTGAGTGATGCTGGGATGTTCCTTGATGC AATTGATGTATCTGGTGGGCACACACTAAGGAATTTGTATGCAGGAGTAGTTAGCTTGCAG GAAGTGCAAAAGAATCTTCCAAAGACTTGTATCAACCACCTAGATCCAACTTCGGTAATTCTCTATGCTGTATATTTCTATTTGTTGTCATGGAATTGCAAGTATGGTAATTTAAGAATTGTAAAGAGttctaactctctctctctctctctctctctctctcagtgcTTTTTTCCTCAGAATTTGGTCGCAAATGTTAAGACGCCAATGTTTCTTTTAAATGCAGCCTATGATGCTTGGCAG CTCCAAGCTAGTTTAGCCCCTCCATCTGCTGATCCTAATGGTTTATGGAATGAATGCAAATCAAACCGTGCAAATTGTAATTTATCCCAGATCCAGTTTCTCCAAG ATTTCAGGAATCAAATGCTCAGTGCTGTGAAAGATTTCTCAATGTCCCGTGAAAATGGTTTATTCATAAACTCTTGCTTTGCTCACTGCCAGTCTGAGAGACAAGATACATGGTTTGCTGATGATTCTCCTGTTCTTGAAAACCAG GCAATTGCACTGTCTGTTGGAGACTGGTACTTTGATCGAAGGACGGTTAAAGCTATTGACTGTGAATACCCCTGTGATAGCAGCTGTCACAATCTTAACTTCAA AGAGGATGTAACTTCTACGACATTGACATATTCTCAGTCTGCAAAGTTGTCTATTACCGTGCTAAATCTGCTAGGTGCCTTGTTGATGCCTATAACGTGTTCGAGATGCATAACGTGGTTTTCATTTGTCCACTGA
- the LOC133720660 gene encoding pectin acetylesterase 6-like isoform X3: MKKPQLKLNVCTVLVVALAAAFVNLKLNVGALSLNESVNIERKDAVLFDNDHVSASASPTQPQPLMVALTLIDSAASKGAVCLDGTPPGYHLDRGSGSGANSWLIQLEGGGWCNTIRNCVYRKTTRRGSSKYMEKQLPFTGILSNKPEENPDFFNWNRVKLRYCDGASFAGDSQNEASQLNFRGQKIWLVAMEELMSKGMQNANQALLSGCSAGGLASILHCDEFRDLFPTSTTVKCLSDAGMFLDAIDVSGGHTLRNLYAGVVSLQEVQKNLPKTCINHLDPTSCFFPQNLVANVKTPMFLLNAAYDAWQLQASLAPPSADPNGLWNECKSNRANCNLSQIQFLQDFRNQMLSAVKDFSMSRENGLFINSCFAHCQSERQDTWFADDSPVLENQPTSDFSLPPSIPPAGRPRRLLSPSPRRNSSLCSPLPGSTPSRRSSSLRSSARPGLTF; this comes from the exons ATGAAGAAGCCGCAGCTGAAGCTGAATGTGTGTACAGTGTTGGTGGTGGCATTGGCAGCTGCCTTTGTCAATCTGAAACTCAATGTGGGTGCTTTGAGTTTGAACGAATCAGTGAACATTGAGAGAAAAGATGCAGTCTTGTTCGACAACGATCATGTCTCAGCCTCAGCCTCACCGACACAGCCTCAGCCTCTCATGGTGGCCCTCACTCTTATCGACAGCGCTGCTTCTAAAGGAGCtg TCTGTTTGGATGGAACACCGCCCGGTTACCATCTGGATCGTGGGTCTGGATCCGGTGCAAACAGCTGGCTCATTCAGTTGGAG GGAGGTGGGTGGTGTAATACTATCAGAAATTGTGTTTATCGCAAGACCACTCGCCGCGGTTCATCCAAATACATGGAAAAGCAATTACCATTCACAGGAATTTTGAGCAATAAACCTGAAGAAAACCCCG ATTTCTTCAACTGGAACAGGGTCAAGCTACGATACTGTGATGGGGCATCTTTTGCCGGAGACAGCCAGAATGAG GCTTCACAACTTAATTTTCGAGGCCAAAAGATTTGGTTGGTTGCTATGGAAGAGTTGATGTCTAAGGGAATGCAGAATGCTAACCAG GCTCTTCTTTCTGGATGTTCCGCTGGGGGTCTGGCATCCATACTACACTGTGATGAGTTCCGGGACTTGTTTCCAACCAGTACCACAGTGAAATGTCTGAGTGATGCTGGGATGTTCCTTGATGC AATTGATGTATCTGGTGGGCACACACTAAGGAATTTGTATGCAGGAGTAGTTAGCTTGCAG GAAGTGCAAAAGAATCTTCCAAAGACTTGTATCAACCACCTAGATCCAACTTCG tgcTTTTTTCCTCAGAATTTGGTCGCAAATGTTAAGACGCCAATGTTTCTTTTAAATGCAGCCTATGATGCTTGGCAG CTCCAAGCTAGTTTAGCCCCTCCATCTGCTGATCCTAATGGTTTATGGAATGAATGCAAATCAAACCGTGCAAATTGTAATTTATCCCAGATCCAGTTTCTCCAAG ATTTCAGGAATCAAATGCTCAGTGCTGTGAAAGATTTCTCAATGTCCCGTGAAAATGGTTTATTCATAAACTCTTGCTTTGCTCACTGCCAGTCTGAGAGACAAGATACATGGTTTGCTGATGATTCTCCTGTTCTTGAAAACCAG ccgacgtcggatttctctctccctccctccatccctccagcaggtcgcccacgacgcctgctctcgccatcgccgcgccgaaactcgtcattgtgctctccgctgccaggctcgacgccaagccgacggtcctcgtcgctgagaagctcggcgaggccggggttgaccttctga
- the LOC133720660 gene encoding pectin acetylesterase 6-like isoform X2: MKKPQLKLNVCTVLVVALAAAFVNLKLNVGALSLNESVNIERKDAVLFDNDHVSASASPTQPQPLMVALTLIDSAASKGAVCLDGTPPGYHLDRGSGSGANSWLIQLEGGGWCNTIRNCVYRKTTRRGSSKYMEKQLPFTGILSNKPEENPDFFNWNRVKLRYCDGASFAGDSQNEASQLNFRGQKIWLVAMEELMSKGMQNANQALLSGCSAGGLASILHCDEFRDLFPTSTTVKCLSDAGMFLDAIDVSGGHTLRNLYAGVVSLQEVQKNLPKTCINHLDPTSCFFPQNLVANVKTPMFLLNAAYDAWQLQASLAPPSADPNGLWNECKSNRANCNLSQIQFLQDFRNQMLSAVKDFSMSRENGLFINSCFAHCQSERQDTWFADDSPVLENQAIALSVGDWYFDRRTVKAIDCEYPCDSSCHNLNFKEDVTSTTLTYSQSAKLSITVLNLLGALLMPITCSRCITWFSFVH, encoded by the exons ATGAAGAAGCCGCAGCTGAAGCTGAATGTGTGTACAGTGTTGGTGGTGGCATTGGCAGCTGCCTTTGTCAATCTGAAACTCAATGTGGGTGCTTTGAGTTTGAACGAATCAGTGAACATTGAGAGAAAAGATGCAGTCTTGTTCGACAACGATCATGTCTCAGCCTCAGCCTCACCGACACAGCCTCAGCCTCTCATGGTGGCCCTCACTCTTATCGACAGCGCTGCTTCTAAAGGAGCtg TCTGTTTGGATGGAACACCGCCCGGTTACCATCTGGATCGTGGGTCTGGATCCGGTGCAAACAGCTGGCTCATTCAGTTGGAG GGAGGTGGGTGGTGTAATACTATCAGAAATTGTGTTTATCGCAAGACCACTCGCCGCGGTTCATCCAAATACATGGAAAAGCAATTACCATTCACAGGAATTTTGAGCAATAAACCTGAAGAAAACCCCG ATTTCTTCAACTGGAACAGGGTCAAGCTACGATACTGTGATGGGGCATCTTTTGCCGGAGACAGCCAGAATGAG GCTTCACAACTTAATTTTCGAGGCCAAAAGATTTGGTTGGTTGCTATGGAAGAGTTGATGTCTAAGGGAATGCAGAATGCTAACCAG GCTCTTCTTTCTGGATGTTCCGCTGGGGGTCTGGCATCCATACTACACTGTGATGAGTTCCGGGACTTGTTTCCAACCAGTACCACAGTGAAATGTCTGAGTGATGCTGGGATGTTCCTTGATGC AATTGATGTATCTGGTGGGCACACACTAAGGAATTTGTATGCAGGAGTAGTTAGCTTGCAG GAAGTGCAAAAGAATCTTCCAAAGACTTGTATCAACCACCTAGATCCAACTTCG tgcTTTTTTCCTCAGAATTTGGTCGCAAATGTTAAGACGCCAATGTTTCTTTTAAATGCAGCCTATGATGCTTGGCAG CTCCAAGCTAGTTTAGCCCCTCCATCTGCTGATCCTAATGGTTTATGGAATGAATGCAAATCAAACCGTGCAAATTGTAATTTATCCCAGATCCAGTTTCTCCAAG ATTTCAGGAATCAAATGCTCAGTGCTGTGAAAGATTTCTCAATGTCCCGTGAAAATGGTTTATTCATAAACTCTTGCTTTGCTCACTGCCAGTCTGAGAGACAAGATACATGGTTTGCTGATGATTCTCCTGTTCTTGAAAACCAG GCAATTGCACTGTCTGTTGGAGACTGGTACTTTGATCGAAGGACGGTTAAAGCTATTGACTGTGAATACCCCTGTGATAGCAGCTGTCACAATCTTAACTTCAA AGAGGATGTAACTTCTACGACATTGACATATTCTCAGTCTGCAAAGTTGTCTATTACCGTGCTAAATCTGCTAGGTGCCTTGTTGATGCCTATAACGTGTTCGAGATGCATAACGTGGTTTTCATTTGTCCACTGA
- the LOC133720661 gene encoding uncharacterized protein LOC133720661: MASDESMTLRSCISMQEGEYDDYTDEGYDQDQPHQHLSRLSMCTSNSVYSDDQMNDDGGNGNSIYYQQGQQENGMNMYMSLLSIDSFDGDGDVDEEEESSTKKRLSSHLVLAAGMSTDDDSDTEPACYSLPATPPRLRRDLPGAGRILINKVHPNSMVDKEYASENEAQKALSDDCRRSRRRSRRRMMRNRSSWLSPPPPPFHHGAKTTPDLEEESMNMNVCGDHCHSFSGESEGTGMVVIARPKGGNRSLCMDLEEVKACKDLGFELEHDRMLQQQEMIPSRLSLSATTLDTNYTTSSGGNSPIANWAISSPGDHPQEVKARLKVWAQAVALASASPTTPTRHSS; encoded by the exons ATGGCGTCAGATGAGAGTATGACCCTCAGGTCTTGTATCTCTATGCAGGAAGGTGAGTACGACGATTATACCGACGAAGGGTATGATCAGGATCAGCCTCATCAGCACTTGTCTAGGTTGTCCATGTGTACCAGCAATTCCGTCTATAGTGATGACCAGATGAATGATGATGGTGGCAATGGCAATTCCATCTACTACCAGCAGGGCCAACAAGAGAATGGTATGAACATGTACATGTCACTCTTGTCTATAGACAGCTTTGATGGGGACGGGGATgttgatgaagaagaggaatcATCCACCAAGAAGCGGCTCAGTTCTCATCTGGTACTCGCAGCTGGGATGTCAACGGATGACGATTCCGACACGGAACCGGCCTGTTACTCCCTTCCGGCGACACCCCCTAGGCTGAGGAGGGATCTGCCTGGTGCTGGGAGGATTCTTATTAACAAGGTGCATCCCAATTCTATGGTGGACAAAGAGTACGCTAGCGAAAATGAAGCTCAGAAGGCCTTGAGTGATGACTGCAGGAGGAGCAGGAGGAGGAGTAGGAGGAGAATGATGAGGAACAGATCATCATGgctatcaccaccaccaccaccattccACCACGGAGCTAAGACGACACCGGACCTGGAGGAAGAGAGCATGAATATGAATGTGTGTGGTGATCATTGTCACAGCTTCAGCGGAGAGAGCGAGGGTACGGGGATGGTGGTGATAGCAAGGCCCAAAGGAGGGAACAGGTCCCTCTGCATGGACCTGGAGGAAGTCAAGGCTTGCAAAGACCTCGGCTTCGAGTTGGAGCACGACCGCATGCTGCAGCAGCAGGAGATGATCCCTTCTCGGCTTTCTCTATCCGCCACCACCCTCGACACTAACTACACCACCAGCAGCGGTGGCAATTCCCCTATTGCCAACTGGGCCATTTCCAGTCCCG GGGACCATCCGCAGGAGGTCAAGGCTCGCCTCAAGGTCTGGGCGCAGGCAGTGGCTCTGGCATCTGCATCACCCACAACTCCCACAAGGCACTCGAGCTGA